Proteins from a single region of Punica granatum isolate Tunisia-2019 chromosome 8, ASM765513v2, whole genome shotgun sequence:
- the LOC116216056 gene encoding dof zinc finger protein DOF3.6-like, whose protein sequence is MVFSSIPVYLDPPNWSHQQQQPNQEPGGGGGVGGLLTSNEAPQLPQPPPPAPPGGPGSVRPGSMADRARMAKIPMPEPGLKCPRCESTNTKFCYFNNYSLSQPRHFCKTCRRYWTRGGALRSVPVGGGCRRNKRSKGNNRSKSPAVTAAASSSTTSGGCGGISSTSTGATASADVIIGHSLPTSGPSQLFPFLPPLHNLNDYVPNNIGLNFETSRKIGGHDMEFPICNTTAGNGMILPNGIADQQWRLQQFSFFGNNNLQASAQVGFYPIQGDLQGASSEHPILSKPPDSDQITGVKMEEISQGLNLSRNFSDLSGTGQYWQGNGTGTGNAAWGSDLSHGF, encoded by the exons ATGGTTTTCTCATCTATTCCAGTCTATCTAGATCCACCCAATTGGTCTCATCAGCAGCAG CAACCAAATCAAGAGccgggaggaggaggaggagtagGAGGACTGCTTACGAGCAATGAGGCTCCCCAGCTCCCACAGCCGCCGCCGCCAGCACCTCCAGGAGGGCCGGGCTCGGTTCGTCCCGGTTCGATGGCTGACAGAGCTCGTATGGCGAAGATCCCTATGCCAGAGCCTGGGCTCAAGTGCCCTCGATGTGAATCCACCAACACTAAGTTCTGCTACTTCAATAACTATAGCCTTTCTCAGCCTCGCCACTTCTGCAAGACCTGCAGGAGGTACTGGACTCGGGGAGGTGCCCTGAGGAGTGTTCCCGTAGGAGGAGGCTGCCGGAGAAACAAGAGGAGCAAAGGTAATAACAGATCCAAGTCTCCGGCAGTGACGGCGGCGGCCTCTAGCTCCACCACCAGTGGTGGCTGTGGCGGTATTTCTTCCACCAGCACTGGTGCAACCGCATCGGCAGATGTCATCATTGGCCATAGTCTGCCAACGTCAGGGCCATCACAAttgtttcctttcttgccTCCTTTGCACAATCTCAACGATTATGTTCCAAACAACATAGGGTTAAACTTTGAGACAAGTCGAAAAATTGGTGGCCACGACATGGAATTTCCAATCTGCAACACCACCGCCGGAAATGGAATGATATTGCCAAATGGAATAGCCGACCAACAATGGAGACTTCAgcagttttctttctttggcaATAATAATCTGCAAGCATCAGCACAAGTCGGGTTTTATCCCATACAAGGTGATCTGCAGGGCGCTTCTAGTGAGCATCCAATTTTGTCTAAGCCTCCGGATTCTGATCAGATTACGGGCGTTAAGATGGAAGAAATTAGCCAAGGGTTGAATCTGTCGAGAAACTTTTCAGACCTATCTGGTACCGGTCAGTACTGGCAGGGCAATGGCACTGGAACTGGCAACGCTGCATGGGGCAGTGATCTTTCTCACGGCTTCTAA